A segment of the Salminus brasiliensis chromosome 5, fSalBra1.hap2, whole genome shotgun sequence genome:
GGGCAAAGAAGACACATTGTGTGGTAGTGCAGCCTGCTCTTACTTTTTGTGTGCACTTTGTGTACtggtagttttttttatatcatcTTCTTTATGATCTCTGTATGCTTCAGATATGCCAAGATCCACATTCCCATTATCGCCTCTGTCTCGGAACACCAGCCCACTACCTGGGTTTCCTTCTTCTTTGACCTGCACATCTTGGTGTGCACCTTCCCTGCAGGACTCTGGTTCTGCATCAAGAACATCAATGATGAACGGGTTTTCGGTGAGAGCTCTGCACATCTACATCAACTGTCCAACAGGATATTTGGGGCTGAATCCCCAGCGGTTCATTTCTGCAGTCCAAACTCCGTATTGTGACAatttcagaagacacacacacacacacacacagcagagagtTTGTATTGCCTGCACTGCTTGTATTGATCCAGCCTGTTTACCTGTAaaaattcagaccctttacttgcaGGCCATTGCATCAGCAGACAGGGCACAGGCCAGATCATAAAAAAGCAGCTTCAGCCCTGTCTATTGTTTTGACCCTAGAGCAAAGTGTATCTTGACAACTTGTGGAAAGTTTGTTGTAATGCACACCGAAAGGTGCATATGTCTCCTACAAATCCATTTAATTAGGTGCACTTTCTGTGTTATTCTGAGCAGGTTTTATCCTGACATCATTTTGTAGCAAATACATTAATTGTAGGAGGAAATTCATCCTATTGTTATGTTTTTACCTGTGGGATTAGTAGTCATGGCCCCATGTTTAGCTTCACATCTTTTAAGATCTCTGATATTCTGATCTGAAATTCACTGCTCTGTTTTCTTTGCCGCCCTCTAGTGGCACTGTATGCTATCAGTGCTGTGTACTTCGCTGGAGTGATGGTGCGTCTCATGCTGACCTTGACCCCAGTGGTGTGCATGCTGTCGGCCATCGCTTTCTCCAGCGTGTTCGAGCACTATCTGGGCGACGACATGAAGAAGGAGAACCCGCCCGCAGAGGACAGCAGCGACGAGGATGACAAGAGAAACTCAGGAAATCTCTATGACAAGGTAACAAGTGTGAAGGTGGATAAGACCCTCTATTACACATTTAGACTTCAGCCTGTTTACAAGTGGGAATGCAGTGATGGGAGTTTGTGGGATAATTGCTGTAGTCATGGCGGTAGgtgacttattttattttatgtaatatttgtaTGAAGTACAAGGAGGCTTTTGCCTAACAGTAGCATTATGCTATATCTTGCTGGCTTTACATAATGTTTCCTGCTGTATTGTTTGTATGACCTCATGGGTTACAAATCTCATAGACACAAGAACATGTGTAACATATTACACCTACACAGTAATCTCATGTTTTATGTTATAATTATTGGACGGACAATAAGCCCTTCCCGTTTATCAGGCAGTATAAAAGCTATTGAGATCAAGCACTTCTTCTGTTTACAGTCTTTCTTTTACTCATACGCCAGATTTcatttgtgcttgtgtgtgaatgtgtgcttATTGCAGGCAGGGAAAGTGCGCAAGCACGTGTCTGAGCAGGACCGACAGGAGGAAGGCCTTGGGCCCAACATTAAGAGCATAGTGACCATGCTAATGCTGATGTTGCTGATGATGTTTGCTGTGCACTGCACCTGGGTGACCAGCAACGCCTACTCCAGCCCCAGTGTAGTGCTGGCATCATATAACCACGACGGGTAAGAAGAGAACACCCAGTCTCATGTGTCTACATATGCTCTACACTCTCACAAGCACAcagggtacacacacacatgcacacgtgAGGAGCACGATACAAGCTGATACATTTGTTTTGACCCCTCTTGAGCAGGTCAAGGAACATTCTGGATGATTTCCGGGAGGCGTATTACTGGCTGAGGCAGAACACAGATGAGCACGCGCGGGTCATGTCTTGGTGGGACTACGGCTATCAGATAGCGGGCATGGCTAACAGAACTACGCTAGTGGACAACAACACCTGGAACAACAGTCACATAGCTCTGGTGAGTATAAACATCACTTACATCACTGGGTAAAACTGGGAACACTTAGCCACAACTAGATATTAGTTCGTCcctgctgattttttttttatattaggaATTGGATTATTATAAGGAATTGGACAGATCACTGGTTAACAGTGGGAAAAGAAACAACAgcaatttaaaaataataaataaataaaaatcctgAAATGAACATGAGGCTGTAGGTGTGAAAGTATTTCTGTTAAGAGGCAAAAGCAAACGGTTCAGCAGCACACGGAGAGATGcatttgaatgtttttgtgCAAAACTAGCTGAGAGGACTTGGCAGGTGTTTTGTGTTGGATGAGTTTCAGTTAACAGAGCTAATGAGAACACTGCAGCAGACCGGTACAGTAAGATGCTGGTAAGGGTGCTCGCCATCTTACACAAGGTGATATTTTCTCAGTGAGTGCCGTGCCAACGTGCTGGTTAGCTAGAGTAGTTACAGTTGCTCCATCTCTGACACCCCTAAGGTAAATGAATGCATGTGCTTAATTGCAATTGTGCAAAACTGCCATTTTTAATTCTTGTTAAAACAAGATCCAAATTGACCTGTATGTTTTCAAAATCCTCCTATGGGAAAACATAACCATACAAGTGGCAGCATTCAAATACTGAAATTACTGTGTGCTAACAGTACATAACCACCCATGGCTATCCCTAATTAGCATTTTTTGTCACATCAGATTATTAATTTAAGAAACCGAATGCTGAATCGCATTGCAAAAGCTGTGTATTTCCAGAATGCCAGAATTTTtacaaaaggagaaaaaaaaccttgccaactttcaattgaagtcatatatatatatatatatatatatatatatatatatatatatatatatatatatatatatatatatatataaaaacttgTTTCAAGTCATTCTATAGCATTTCTTtgggtccattcatcatgatgtTAGAAAGTGAAAATGGCAAAAGTAAAGATACAAGCATGCTTTTTGGAATGGACAGTGATTTATTTAAGCATCCTTTTGTACTTTCATATCTAAATTCATTGATTAAATCTTGCCTGGATATTTGGATCTTAAGATTTCTATAGTCTGACACCTGCTGGTGAAGCAGGGAATCACGGTGGAAGATTTAGGAagattttgctgtttaataaaTCTAACATTCCATGGAGTTAAGCAGGGACAAGTTAAACAGATGATAAAGTGCTTGGAATGAATCAACAGTTTAACTAAAGGAAATGTCTAGGAAATTGTGCACTTAAGGTGCATTCTCATCACCCAGTAGTTCCCTGTAAAGTGCACTACACAGGGAATTTggagtgaatgagtgaaaaTGTTCAGTTTCAAGGGAACTTAAACCACTACTCACTATGCAGTTTAATCACCACGCAGGAAGCCgacactaaacaccatcattcgtTATCCAGTCGTTGCGGGTCTTGTGTTGAAACAGCTGGCTCGAGACAAACCTGTTTTATTAGCATAAATCCCATTTATTCCCATATCACATTCATATGATGCATGGGTTCATCAGTTTGCTAGTTACCTTAGAAAGCAGAGGAGCGATACAAGGGCACTGCTTAGGCACCCTGTGGAGTTGAAGGTGGCTTTGGAGTATTCCTTCAAGTGTAGCAGGTATCTTGAGATGTCTCAATTTCAGCCATGCCTCAGTAGTGCCATCTTGTGGGGTGTAGAGCTCATCACTACAATCTCTTTACATTGCAGGTGGGCAAGGCCATGTCCTCCAATGAGAGCGCAGCATATGAGATTATGAAATCCCTGGATGTGGACTATGTCCTCATCATTTTTGGAGGAGTGATCGGGTATTCGGGAGACGACATTAACAAGTTCCTGTGGATGGTGCGCATTGCAGAGGGGGAGCATCCTAAGGACATCCGGGTAGGTTTGCAGATTTGTGTGTCGGCCATGAGTGGGATGCTTGGGATGTGATGAGACAGCCGCATCGTTTATTGATGTGTAGCTCTGTACGTACCGGTTGAAAGTCAACTTTCTCAGGCTTTCATACATCACTGCAGGTTTAAAAATGAGACGTGCGTTTGTGTTCTCCAGGAGAGTGACTACTTCACTCCTCAGGGAGAGTTCAGAGTGGATAAGGCCGGCTCTCCTACCCTGCTCAACTGTCTCATGTACAAGATGTCTTACTACCGCTTTGGGGAGATGCAAGTGAGTAGAGCAACAGAAATATGTACTCTGCCTTTTCCCCTCCCACCTTATCTGTAATGCTCCGTCTCCTTTGCAGCTGGACTTCCGCACCCCGCCCGGGTTTGACCGGACGCGGAACGCAGAAATTGGCAACAAGGACATTCGGTTGAAGCACCTAGAGGAGGCGTTCACCTCCGAGCACTGGCTGGTGCGCATCTACAGAGTGAAGAAGCAGGAGAACCGGCAGGCTCTGGACCACAAGCTCCGCAACGTTGCGGCCAAACAGAAGTACACCTCAAAAAAGGTGCGGAACTCCCATGTCCTCGTTAACTTCATTTCTTTgtcttattattaatatttaaccatttaaaactAATACTAAAGTGTGGTGTTTGTGCTTAAActtttctccacttttctcctGATTTGCAGACGGCCAAGAGGAAGCGTGGATACGTTAAAAACAAACTAGTGCTGAAAAAAGGCAAGAAACTGAATAAGAAGTCAGTTTAGGTGTTAAACGGAAAAGGTGAAATGGCTAacgaggcaaaaaaaaaaagacaatgacAAATGCAACCAGTAATCCACCAATCAAAAAGAAGAGCAAACAAGTCGTCTGGCGTCCGACCACCTGAAAGTATTTGATTGGAGGCTTTGATGCTGTGATTGCCATGACGATGCGGAGGCTATGTGATCTGACTGAGGGGGTTGGAGGAGAGGGCCTGGACAGGGATCTCTGTTGGTTTTAATCTGATGATTCTGGACTTTttggtttttgtgtttttgtttttcttcttttgtaCTTGAATGTGTCGGTAAGGCAGTTCAGCTGTCCTGTCCGTTGAGATGGCAACCCTGTTTTTGTGGTAAAGTCTAACCTAATCCACCACAACGGTAAGATAAGATGAAGTGATTAAGCTGCGCAAACCTTGGAGCAGTAGCACCAAAGAGATCCctctgttgtgtgtttttttttttttttgtttgttttgttttaattagttttttgttattttttccaGAGCCTGTTCTAACTTGTTActttttgataaaaaaaaaatgaataaaagctATGGAGTACGAGGGCTGTGGAGTGGTCTGCAGTACTGAGGGCCAAAACCCCTCCTACCTGTTTCACAGAATGCAGTGAGGTCTTTGTGACTTTGAATGTGTGAATCTCAACACAGCAGGCATTGCAAAGGACTGAGTCATTAgtaatatgattattattgtgGTGACTTTCAAATATAcaatttttctgttttttgttttgtttgtttttattgtttaagaCGTTTATGCAATAATTCTGAAAAAACGGAAATGCCTGTTTTTGTTTCCCCTATTTTAACTgttacttttctttttctttctttttctccaccATCTCTTGTCCAGTGGTCCTGCTGCTTGGTTTCAGCAGTGCCCCAGGTGAAGTGAATGCTGTAGATAGACTGTTGGGTACAGGATGttctccctccccctctttgtctgtctgctgTGTTGGGCCTTATAGGAATCTGTTCTCCCctcacccccctccctcctcctcctcctctcagttTTAATTTTCTAATGACTGTCTCTCTTTGCCTGTCAGGAGCGAGTGAGACTTGTGTTAGTTGTAGGGTTTTATAAGATGCTGCATTACTAGCCTGAATGCACTTTGGCTTAGTTCACCTTCAAGTGGATCCACTACTGAGTAGCATGCGGGTGAAGAGTGCGTATACTTAGTGACGagctttctgttctgttctctttCTGTTTAGAGTGACGAGTTTGCATCTCTTTCACGTCGGTttaatttctctctttctctgcaggtGGACGGTCATAGTTttgtttgggtcttttttttgttgttgtttccttTCCTCAGTGCACTGCTTTTGCTTCATCTCTTTTTGTGTGATTTGAGAGGGAGGTTCTAGTCATTTTTGAGGAAGATGCTGACTCATCCTAACAGCCATTTGCCTAACATCATATCTATTATTTCGTACTTAATGGACTCTAaaggtatttatttataagaaCAAGTAGAGAGGGgtctagagagagaggggggggggggcagcatcTCAtcaagaaatgaagaaaaggtgTCTCTGTCTAAATTTGGGGTTTCTTCcacaaattgtaaaaaaaataaataaaaaaaaaagtaagtaagGAAGGAAGGATGCTAATGTCAGAATGAGCAATGCCTTTGTGATTAAAAGAGTAAATGAAAGGTTCTGCCTTATCTCTGCGGACCACGTTTgcacttttttccccctcccctcATCTGTTTACCTCCCCTGCTTCAGTCCGAGGCTCTGGCCATTTAAAGATACACGTCAGTTTCATAATAAAATGATACATGTGTTTTAAGTTACGTTCTCGTTCCCCATGGATCTGTAGTAGCACCTTTACAGTAGAGTCAGCCACACCCACCCACTGCAGAAGCAAAGATCAAATCACTGGAAATTGTGTTGCAAATGACGTGGTGTTTTGAGGGTCCCCACATGTCCTGCAAAACCTAGCGTTAGACACTTGTTTTCCAGTGATGGGAAAAAGGAGAACACTGCTAAAATGCGCTGGAAATATTAGTGAGGTCCTGGAGAACTTGAGCTCTTGAGCAACTGAgataatatacatattttagctACTGATGCCATGTTGACTGTGAAGCAGTACGGTCATGTGGACGGACACATCTTGtttgtttaatattaattaataatggaAGTGTAATTGAACTTGCTCATTAGAACCATTTGCTATGAATAAATAGATCACTGTTCAGCATGTTTCACCCTTATGTTGGCAAAAGTTTATTtaagaaatttttttttttaaattgcagCATATCCATCCAGGCCTGGATTTGCCAGTAGTGTAAGATGCTATTTGGCACATTTATCACTAATGAGTGGAGCACAGAAAAACGATAGTCATGTCTGTAAGGGAAATgctaaagtatttatttataaataaataaatatatatttatatttagaaaCAAACTGTTCTTTTAATTACCATCAATTGAACAATCCCTCTTCTTTAATGAACAACTAcattaaaagggaaagcaagcaaacatgGATAAACCAGTCTACTAAGTATAGATGTAAGACTTTTCACTCAACTTTGTGAATTGGGCCTCGGACGTTTCTGGCTACACACTGATGTCCATGGACCACTGGTTCTTCAGTAATTTAGCTGGATTAGGTCGAGTTtaactgcctttaacttgatCAGATAATCTCTCGTTTCACTCCCGGTTTGGGTGTTTTCACTAATAAACGCAGCCCTACTGCCGTCTGTTTTGCCACTCTGACTAAAGGGGGCGTGTCCCAGCGAGAATATGATGTCAGTACACAAACTCTATTGAGGGATTGTTAATTAAAGTCTCTAAATCTAATTTCTCTACTTTGATCATTAAGGGGCTCCATACTAGTACTTAAGACTTGACTGTCCATGTCCAAGAGCGGCCCTAATACCACTGTCTATAAACCTAGtttataaatatgtttattgCGCTCACTGTAGGTTTAGAACTTCTAGAAAGTGTCCTGATCAAGGTGAAAACACTAcaaataatttttattttatatatatatatatatatatatatatatatatatatatatatatatatatatatatatatatatatatatatatatatatatatataatatgatggTTTATGAAAAGCAGGCCATATGTGTCCACTAGGTGGCAGCACAAGACCCAGCTGATTTATGGCATATTTTCTGCTGCATGTTTGAAAGATGAAGCACTTCATTTGCGACCCTTGTGTCTGTTACATTTAATAATACTAGCATTTCTTAACtgcatttaattaaatgtatttatgcaGCATAACATTCATCAAAGCCATCCTTCAGGTTTCCTTGTTCATTTTTGCGAGAGTCACTGCTACTGATTAGCCTGTAAAGGATAATCCAACCTGGctcattcattcacacacaATATTCTATTCCCAAAAGATGCCTAATCAGTCAATCCTTCAATCAGATACATGCAGCAGTGGCTGGAAAATATGTAGTGTGacttttacacatttctttattttaaactgGAACACATACTGTAGTGTGGGAGAAT
Coding sequences within it:
- the stt3b gene encoding dolichyl-diphosphooligosaccharide--protein glycosyltransferase subunit STT3B yields the protein MAELHATSECRHKASPGAGGSVSGNGRPNTAAACGGGGGGLSGGLTQPAGWQSLLSFTILFLAWLAGFSSRLFAVIRFESIIHEFDPWFNYRSTHHLSTNGFYEFLNWFDERAWYPLGRIVGGTVYPGLMVTAGLIHYLLNLLHVTVHIRDVCVFLAPIFSGLTAISTFLLTRELWNQGAGLLAACFIAIVPGYISRSVAGSFDNEGIAIFALQFTYYLWVKSVKTGSVFWTIGCCLSYFYMVSAWGGYVFIINLIPLHVFVLLLMQRYSRRLYIAYSTFYIVGLVLSMQIPFVGFQPIRTSEHMAAAGVFALLQAYAFLQYLKDRLTKQEFQTLFFLGVSLAAGAVFLTVIYLTYTGYIAPWSGRFYSLWDTGYAKIHIPIIASVSEHQPTTWVSFFFDLHILVCTFPAGLWFCIKNINDERVFVALYAISAVYFAGVMVRLMLTLTPVVCMLSAIAFSSVFEHYLGDDMKKENPPAEDSSDEDDKRNSGNLYDKAGKVRKHVSEQDRQEEGLGPNIKSIVTMLMLMLLMMFAVHCTWVTSNAYSSPSVVLASYNHDGSRNILDDFREAYYWLRQNTDEHARVMSWWDYGYQIAGMANRTTLVDNNTWNNSHIALVGKAMSSNESAAYEIMKSLDVDYVLIIFGGVIGYSGDDINKFLWMVRIAEGEHPKDIRESDYFTPQGEFRVDKAGSPTLLNCLMYKMSYYRFGEMQLDFRTPPGFDRTRNAEIGNKDIRLKHLEEAFTSEHWLVRIYRVKKQENRQALDHKLRNVAAKQKYTSKKTAKRKRGYVKNKLVLKKGKKLNKKSV